From Puniceicoccales bacterium:
CTTCAGGTAAACAGGACCCAGCATTGGTTTGTTCCAGGGACAAAAAGACATAAAAAGATATATAAAGATATAAAAAGACACAAAAGACATAAAAGACATAAAAAACATCAAATAGAACCCGGTCAAGTTATTCACAATGACCTGTTAATAACCTGTGAATAGCCTGTGAATTAGTGTTAATAACCTGTAGTTGTTCACATTTGTTCACATACTATTCACATAGTTATACACAGGGTTATTCACAAAAATTTCCCTCTGGATCCCTGTAATATACTTACAAATTCATACTTATTAACATATTAACGGGCCCCCTACTACTACTACTATATAAATATAAATTATTAGTAGTATATATTAACGGTCACCAGAGGAAGCATATTTCCAGCGGCCATCTAGCAAAATTATTTATTTATTTTCTTTATATATATTTTCATATAGTATAATTCTCGACAGTTGATGGTCGCTCTGATTTTTACCATATTGATTACTTTGTTATTATCAGGGATATGCTCGCTGCTTGAAGCGGTGATATTCAGTACGGATCAAGTTGAAGTAGAGGCACTTAAAAAGAAACATAGCCGGATCGGTCGATGGCTTGAGGATAGTAAGGACAATATCGAGGAGACCAGTTCGGCGATCCTGATACTGAACACCGTAGCAAATACCTTTGGGGCTGTGGTCGCCGGAGGCATGGCGTCAAGAATATTTGGCGAAGATAAACTGTGGTTGTTTTCTCTGGCGATGACCGTTGTCATATTGACCATTTCGGAAATACTCCCAAAAAACATCGGTATAGCCTACCGGAGAAAACTACAAAGGATTGTGGTCTATCCGCTTAGGTTCATTCTGTTCATCATGTATCCGCTGTCAAAACTCTGTAGATTGATGGTGAGAATCCTGATACCACAGAAAAAAATGGCGAGTTACTCCGAACGAGACATACTTCTAATGACCGAAAAAGGTGTGCGGGACGGTACGCTTACGAAGATAGAAAGTCGAATGATAGCCAATGTGGTCAATATGGATAGCACCGAAGTGGCCCAGGTTATGACACCACTGGGTGATCTTACTTCCTACGATCAAAATAAAACGATTCGTGATGTTTTTTCACTGGACAAGGATATTCCCATAGGCCGATTGCCTGTTTATGCCGAATATCCCGAGAATCTGGTGGGAATAGTTTTGCGCAGAAACATACTTAAAGCCTTTGCCGATGGTGAGGTATCCAAACAGCTGAGAGAATTGATGCAAACACCGAAGGTCATTGATAGTGAAAGTCTTGTGGCCACAGCTCTCCACGAGTTCCTGACCGAGGCCTGTCAGCTTGCATTTGTAAAAAAAGAGAATAAAATAATCGGCATACTTACTTTGGATGATATTTTTGAGCATATAACTGGCATAGAAATTGCTGAGAATGATGACGTTGAGGTAAGAAAAAGTGTTAAAAATGTTGCTAAACGGAAGCTGAAGTTCCAGAAACGGCGCAAATGAAACTGAGGAGTTGGGTCAGGGATAGAGTAGGATTGATTTCTAGCAAAACACCGGAAGTTTTTTTCCCTGAGAAAGATAGTGGACCAGTGTCCCGGTGGAAATCATCCAATGACCGGGAAAATGCACCGGCCTGTGCCCTGGAAACCCAGACCGGGACGGAACCGGAAACAGTGGATTTGGCCGTGGCCAGGCAACCAGCTATCAAAAGAGATGACGCCTGGTCCATCGGGGCGAAGCATTTGGCCAATGGCCTAGCCGGTTATGGATCTGGGGATCGGCATAGGTTGGCTGCGACATATGAAGACATGCCATCGCCGGTGAGCTACCAAAGCTCCCAAAAGAAACCCTCGGCAAAACAAAAACGTAAAAAATATGAAAAATATGAAAAATGTAAAAAACATGAAAAACATAAAGATGTTGTGTTCCTGAGTATAAAGATTGAGAAGAAAGCGCGTATTATTCGCGGAATCTCGGTGCTTATGTCCTCGGGCACAACCCTTGGATCCGCCATTTCCATAATGATCAATCAGGAATCAGAAGACAGAGTCCTGAGGAATTTTCTCAAAAACCTCTCGATGAAAATAGAATCTGGCAGCCCGTTGTCCGAAGCCATAGCGTCGTCCAAGGTCAGATTTAATGGGTCAGAGATCGCAATGATAAGGGTCGGAGAATCGATAGGTGCTCTGGCAGAAACCCTGGATCGGATGGCCAACCTGATGGACAAAAAAATCCATCTGGGGAAGAAGATCACGTCGGCGATGTTTTATCCCCTAACGGTCATGATTATCTCCTCGGTGGTTGCGTTGCTACTCACAGGCATCGTCATTCCCAAGTTCGAAAAGATCATCGAAGACCAAATCGGTCCCCGGGCTATGCCGGCGCTGACCAGCGTAATAATTAAAGGAAGCCGATGGATTTCTTCTTATTGGAAAGAATTTTTAATGACCGGGATGGTGGTGCTTGCATTGAGTTGCTCGCTGAAACGCCTGGGTTTTGTCAAAAACATTTTTTACAGAATTTTGCTAAAAATCCCTCTGGTCGGCGATGGCATGGTCAAATGGAACCTGGTGGTGTTTGCCAGAACATTCGGTGATCTGTTGCTCTGTGGCTTACCCGTCATCGATGCCATGAGACTGTCCAGCGCAGGCGTTGGAAATTTTGTGATGAGAGCTAAGTTGGAATTAACTATCCTGGACCTTCAGCAGGGATTGTCGCTGTCTGATTCGATCCATAGAAGAGGAATTTTCCCGGCGATGGTAGAAGGCTTGATAAGGGTTGGAGAGGAATCTGGCCAGCTTGGCGCGATGATGATTAGCATCGCAAATAACTGCGAAAACGACCTGGATGAGGTCATTGCCAGAATATCCTCCACGTTGGAGCCGATTTTGGTCGTAATCCTGTCCCTGTTCGTTGGAACCATAGTTATCGGGTTATTCATGCCATTGATAACTCTGATCCAGGGAATTGCACCCTAAAATAGGGTTAATTTTTACAACCGAGGATGATATAAGATATAAAAGTCAAATAAAAATAAATTAGTTAAGCCGCTTAGCTCCAAGCTGTCTCGTATGATTTTAGGCAAAAATATTGACATAATTTTTATACAGCTAGTTTCTCGGCAAATATGGTTATGTTAGATGGTCCGATGTGAATACAATGTTTTGGTTTTTTGTTTCATGCTCCTGGCTACCGGTTTGCCATTGCAGGCGGTAATCAGCTATGATGAGTTGAACACTGTCTGTGGAAAAATGGCTGATTATGGAATAGATATTTGCACGAGGGAAATCATTATAGCCATTATTTGTTATGTGGATGAATTTGGTGGAAGTAGCCTCAATTCGCTGTTGGCTATAATCAGGGGACGCGAATACGGTTATTATCTTAGTAACGCTACCTTATTAATTGAAATTGCTAATTGTCCAAGAAAATATAAAAAAATGAAAAATATAATTTTA
This genomic window contains:
- a CDS encoding type II secretion system F family protein — encoded protein: MKLRSWVRDRVGLISSKTPEVFFPEKDSGPVSRWKSSNDRENAPACALETQTGTEPETVDLAVARQPAIKRDDAWSIGAKHLANGLAGYGSGDRHRLAATYEDMPSPVSYQSSQKKPSAKQKRKKYEKYEKCKKHEKHKDVVFLSIKIEKKARIIRGISVLMSSGTTLGSAISIMINQESEDRVLRNFLKNLSMKIESGSPLSEAIASSKVRFNGSEIAMIRVGESIGALAETLDRMANLMDKKIHLGKKITSAMFYPLTVMIISSVVALLLTGIVIPKFEKIIEDQIGPRAMPALTSVIIKGSRWISSYWKEFLMTGMVVLALSCSLKRLGFVKNIFYRILLKIPLVGDGMVKWNLVVFARTFGDLLLCGLPVIDAMRLSSAGVGNFVMRAKLELTILDLQQGLSLSDSIHRRGIFPAMVEGLIRVGEESGQLGAMMISIANNCENDLDEVIARISSTLEPILVVILSLFVGTIVIGLFMPLITLIQGIAP
- a CDS encoding CNNM domain-containing protein, encoding MVALIFTILITLLLSGICSLLEAVIFSTDQVEVEALKKKHSRIGRWLEDSKDNIEETSSAILILNTVANTFGAVVAGGMASRIFGEDKLWLFSLAMTVVILTISEILPKNIGIAYRRKLQRIVVYPLRFILFIMYPLSKLCRLMVRILIPQKKMASYSERDILLMTEKGVRDGTLTKIESRMIANVVNMDSTEVAQVMTPLGDLTSYDQNKTIRDVFSLDKDIPIGRLPVYAEYPENLVGIVLRRNILKAFADGEVSKQLRELMQTPKVIDSESLVATALHEFLTEACQLAFVKKENKIIGILTLDDIFEHITGIEIAENDDVEVRKSVKNVAKRKLKFQKRRK